The following are encoded in a window of Perca fluviatilis chromosome 21, GENO_Pfluv_1.0, whole genome shotgun sequence genomic DNA:
- the si:ch211-234p6.5 gene encoding pleckstrin homology domain-containing family A member 6 isoform X2, which yields MDDQDRVSQASSVATISYFPVIKESNGKLQTFGKRCQAAKRDPNCPVVIRGWLNKKDSSGLKLWKRRWFVLSNFCLFYYKDSREESVLGSIPLPSYKILFCTPQECKNRKFTFKVVHQGMRSYFFSADTQEDMLGWVRALSQSAAMEPNCSLNRRCSSYQDFTQMGGSSESVDFPKPPSDGEGPSQRHRHISRTLSEQSHLRMGTSHSEQRGRRSVRQRNSRTPSPSGLSRRACGPHQEEDSLPDQNTPPPTQTEMMRSGSLTSRGQLGSRPHTPVGRVDIRPHDDSGMLPQTLYYAPASPNLEFKSTPNTPVTERWQNLSKPIPTYGSVHHISSGRRSLGKSYSTGAHADLLPPLPPSSRSAHAPHPPHHHHHHHHHHHRSNLSVRVLPPAMVQKPDPREIPPIRPLESDADVVLTRLCGCDKLLQSLSVELAQLQMDKDSVQCALEVSRLQLEEWKSQGPRAQEEALTQKALLQEELVTIRARMCDVSLEMERVWSQYERMESELSVIRSHLQHVCNFGVPQDQSQAQRELWMMEDILAGLKINRDHFRFLLGLQRHHMFQPTSPHPGSPGSPTERLQSGLPMDVEQEPPLRPPLPQELQESHQSRDQGWTESPYEGIYSHTVEPVQRRGNSQPDLLNVKAAKDSFESGSKWIPPDASNQSTKKMKMSEEEQIERIKRNQERLTNRKKPPIPTPCQSSETREEAPFPLRVTRVVTAVLPSSLMARRVSVEDPPPELDNPLPEQIPPEMQQRLAEQSKKLLSKTPRHLLLEGPDQKQPSVEMHQDQPVKKTNRQQLHQGILRSSKKESQSDASRAEPTETSRNQVGDQASVGNEYASLDDRTDERPSALLTPDMDPERCLTPEQREAKLRRVERIRERVIRSAVRQNATTHDQLPIRGDGQEVHQVPPDTARKQRMKSDRRSYDGYGSCDHIRGPSELHLSSGTSQDEDERDGHVKKSKSQVKFGNKPQHKVHSGRTGVAKTNIKRPASPYHISSMTVYQKDGGKEFTSCKDGEEQKLEEPAADDNESDFPSSDLRTKWFLSTNQWQGFIPLQIPGIDSLCIEEISDIEKQPACSDDLTDFNAISSAVSESLEKMKKNHSLFYKIACDISISDTDITKNDGNPSAQTSSRPEEGKELLITESVLDKATYNVGRSYNQENKDSSLHLSSDVNENSLSINDELQDSTQDKAALNTSASPAKEACVNEEIPQKECEDTSRQDSQLEVRETVHGASVQDTASDQALDEYTKTREEQSGEKESKDRKVDHEIGEKPKKRRSLSEENKETVQEGGNNHSITPSSSVYEGGSVIRSASFRKARVTVLRTSL from the exons ATGGATGACCAGGACAGAGTAAGCCAAGCATCCAGCGTGGCCACCATTTCCTACTTTCCTGTCATAAAG GAAAGCAATGGAAAGCTACAAACATTTGGGAAAAGATGTCAGGCTGCCAAGAGAGACCCCAACTGCCCTGTGGTCATCAGAGGATGGCTCAACAAAAAA GACAGCTCTGGTTTGAAACTATGGAAGAGAAGGTGGTTTGTCCTCTCCAACTTCTGTCTGTTTTACTATAAAG ACAGTAGAGAAGAATCTGTGCTGGGCAGCATCCCACTGCCAAGCTACAAAATCCTGTTCTGCACGCCACAAGAATGCAAGAACAGAAAGTTCACCTTCAAG GTGGTACACCAGGGAATGCGCTCTTATTTCTTCAGTGCTGACACTCAGGAGGACATGTTGGGTTGGGTCCGAGCCCTCAGTCAGTCTGCTGCAATGGAGCCAAACTGCTCCCTGAACAG GCGTTGCTCAAGTTATCAGGATTTCACACAGATGGGTGGCAGCAGTGAATCGGTGGACTTCCCTAAACCCCCCTCTGATGGGGAGGGTCCCTCCCAAAGACACAGGCACATCAGCAGGACTCTGAGTGAACAGAGTCATCTCAGGATGGGGACATCACACTCAGAGCAGAGGGGGAGGCGGAGTGTGCGTCAGAGAAACAGCAG AACACCCAGCCCGTCTGGGCTTAGCAGAAGAGCCTGTGGTCCACACCAAGAGGAAGACTCTCTTCCTGACCAAAACACACCACCACCCACTCAGACAGAGATGATGCGTTCAGGTTCTTTAACCTCAAGAGGTCAGCTGGGCTCACGACCTCATACACCAGTGGGAAGGGTTGACATTCGACCTCACGATGATTCGGGCATGTTGCCACAAACCCTGTACTACGCACCTGCCTCACCTAACCTGGAGTTCAAATCCACTCCTAACACTCCAGTCACGGAGAGGTGGCAAAACCTAAGCAAG CCTATACCTACCTATGGGTCTGTCCATCATATCTCAAGTGGGAGACGATCTTTAGGAAAG AGTTACTCCACAGGGGCACATGCAGACTTACTGCCCCCTTTACCCCCCTCATCGAGATCCGCACATGCTCCCCACcccccacaccaccaccaccaccaccatcatcaccatcaccGCAGCAATTTATCTGTCCGTGTGCTTCCGCCAGCTATG GTCCAGAAGCCTGACCCGAGGGAAATCCCACCAATCAGGCCTCTTGAAAGTGATGCAGAC GTTGTATTGACGAGGTTATGTGGGTGTGACAAGCTGCTCCAGTCTCTGTCTGTAGAACTGGCCCAGCTACAGATGGATAAG GACAGCGTCCAGTGTGCATTAGAGGTGTCCAGACTGCAGCTGGAGGAGTGGAAAAGTCAGGGGCCCAGGGCCCAGGAAGAAGCACTGACCCAGAAGGCTTTGCTCCAGGAAGAGCTGGTCACAATCCGGGCCAGAATGTGTGATGTATCACTG gaaatggaGAGGGTGTGGAGTCAATATGAGAGAATGGAGAGTGAATTGTCAGTTATCCGTTCACACCTTCAGCATGTCTGCAACTTTGGAGTGCCACAG GACCAGTCTCAGGCCCAGAGAGAGCTGTGGATGATGGAGGACATCCTAGCTGGACTAAAGATCAACAGGGATCACTTCCGCTTCCTGCTGGGACTACAGAGGCATCACA TGTTCCAGCCGACATCTCCACATCCTGGATCCCCTGGCTCTCCCACAGAGAGGCTGCAGAGTGGACTGCCAATG GATGTGGAACAAGAGCCACCACTTCGCCCACCGTTACCCCAGGAGCTACAGGAAAGCCACCAGAGCAGGGATCAGGGCTGGACAGAGTCCCCTTATGAG GGAATCTACAGCCACACTGTTGAGCCTGTACAGAGAAGAGGAAACAGCCAGCCTGACCTCCTTAATGTGAAAGCAGCGAAAGACTCGTTTG AATCTGGTTCAAAGTGGATCCCACCAGATGCATCAAACCAATCAACCAAG AAGATGAAGATGAGTGAAGAAGAGCAGATTGAGCGGATAAAGAGGAACCAGGAGAGGTTGACCAATAGGAAGAAACCCCCCATACCTACTCCATGTCAAAGTtcagagacaagagaggag GCCCCCTTTCCTCTAAGGGTGACACGAGTTGTTACAGCTGTATTGCCGTCCTCTCTTATGGCCAGACGGGTTTCTGTTGAGGATCCCCCGCCTGAGCTCGACAACCCACTGCCCGAGCAGATCCCGCCTGAGATGCAGCAAAGATTGGCCGAGCAGAGTAAAAAACTGTTGAGCAAGACACCCAGGCATTTGTTGCTGGAGGGTCCTGATCAAAAGCAGCCCTCAGTAGAGATGCACCAGGATCAGCCCGTTAAAAAGACAAACAGGCAGCAGCTGCATCAGGGAATATTGAGGTCCTCCAAGAAGGAGTCACAGTCAGATGCGAGCAGAGCCGAGCCCACAGAGACCTCAAGGAATCAAGTTGGAGACCAAGCAAGTGTAGGAAATGAATACGCGAGCTTGGACGACAGG ACGGATGAACGGCCCTCTGCCCTCCTGACCCCTGACATGGATCCTGAGCGCTGTCTGACCCCTGAGCAGCGAGAGGCCAAACTTCGTCGTGTGGAACGAATACGGGAGAGAGTCATAAGAAG cgCAGTCAGACAGAATGCCACAACACACGATCAACTGCCAATCAGGGGGGATGGGCAGGAAGTTCATCAGGTACCCCCTGACACAGCTAGAAAACAAAGGATGAAATCAG ACCGTCGATCCTACGATGGCTACGGAAGCTGCGATCACATCAGAGGACCTTCAGAACTTCATCTTTCTAGTGGAACATCTCAAGATGAAGATGAAAGAGACGGACATGTGAAAAAATCtaaaagtcaagtcaaatttgGGAACAAACCACAACACAAAGTGCACAGTGGAAGAACAGGGGTTGCCAAAACTAATATCAAACGTCCAGCTTCACCCTATCACATCTCATCTATGACTGTCTACCAGAAAGATGGAGGCAAGGAATTTACAAGTTGCAAGGATGGAGAGGAGCAAAAGCTCGAAGAACCTGCCGCCGATGATAATGAAAGCGATTTTCCATCCTCTGATCTGAGAACCAAGTGGTTCCTCTCTACCAACCAGTGGCAGGGGTTCATACCTTTGCAGATCCCTGGCATAGACTCTTTGTGCATTGAGGAGATATCAGACATCGAGAAACAACCGGCATGCTCTGACGATCTGACTGATTTCAATGCGATCTCATCCGCAGTCAGTGAAAgcttagaaaaaatgaaaaagaatcaTTCCCTCTTCTATAAGATCGCATGTGACATTAGTATTTCAGACACCGATATTACAAAGAATGATGGGAATCCAAGTGCCCAGACGTCATCCAGGccagaagaaggaaaagaacTGTTGATCACTGAATCTGTGCTGGACAAAGCAACCTATAATGTTGGGAGATCTTATAACCAAGAGAACAAGGATTCCAGCCTCCATTTGTCATCAGATGTTAATGAAAATAGTCTCTCAATTAATGATGAACTCCAAGATTCAACCCAGGACAAAGCAGCGTTAAATACTTCAGCCAGTCCAGCAAAAGAGGCTTGTGTGAATGAAGAAATCCCTCAAAAAGAATGTGAAGACACCTCAAGGCAAGACAGCCAGTTGGAAGTTAGAGAAACTGTCCATGGAGCTTCTGTTCAGGACACAGCTTCTGATCAGGCCCTGGATGAATATACAAAGACGAGAGAAGAACAAAGTGGGGAGAAAGAGTCAAAAGACAGGAAGGTGGATCATGAGATAGGTGAAAAGCCGAAGAAACGTCGTAGTTTAAGTGAGGAGAACAAAGAGACCGTCCAAGAAGGAGGCAACAACCACTCGATCACTCCATCCAGCTCTGTGTATGAGGGCGGAAGTGTGATTCGGAGTGCCTCTTTCCGGAAAGCACGAGTTACAGTATTAAGGACAAGTTTGTAG
- the si:ch211-234p6.5 gene encoding pleckstrin homology domain-containing family A member 6 isoform X1 codes for MELEAVSRRAQLVRMDDQDRVSQASSVATISYFPVIKESNGKLQTFGKRCQAAKRDPNCPVVIRGWLNKKDSSGLKLWKRRWFVLSNFCLFYYKDSREESVLGSIPLPSYKILFCTPQECKNRKFTFKVVHQGMRSYFFSADTQEDMLGWVRALSQSAAMEPNCSLNRRCSSYQDFTQMGGSSESVDFPKPPSDGEGPSQRHRHISRTLSEQSHLRMGTSHSEQRGRRSVRQRNSRTPSPSGLSRRACGPHQEEDSLPDQNTPPPTQTEMMRSGSLTSRGQLGSRPHTPVGRVDIRPHDDSGMLPQTLYYAPASPNLEFKSTPNTPVTERWQNLSKPIPTYGSVHHISSGRRSLGKSYSTGAHADLLPPLPPSSRSAHAPHPPHHHHHHHHHHHRSNLSVRVLPPAMVQKPDPREIPPIRPLESDADVVLTRLCGCDKLLQSLSVELAQLQMDKDSVQCALEVSRLQLEEWKSQGPRAQEEALTQKALLQEELVTIRARMCDVSLEMERVWSQYERMESELSVIRSHLQHVCNFGVPQDQSQAQRELWMMEDILAGLKINRDHFRFLLGLQRHHMFQPTSPHPGSPGSPTERLQSGLPMDVEQEPPLRPPLPQELQESHQSRDQGWTESPYEGIYSHTVEPVQRRGNSQPDLLNVKAAKDSFESGSKWIPPDASNQSTKKMKMSEEEQIERIKRNQERLTNRKKPPIPTPCQSSETREEAPFPLRVTRVVTAVLPSSLMARRVSVEDPPPELDNPLPEQIPPEMQQRLAEQSKKLLSKTPRHLLLEGPDQKQPSVEMHQDQPVKKTNRQQLHQGILRSSKKESQSDASRAEPTETSRNQVGDQASVGNEYASLDDRTDERPSALLTPDMDPERCLTPEQREAKLRRVERIRERVIRSAVRQNATTHDQLPIRGDGQEVHQVPPDTARKQRMKSDRRSYDGYGSCDHIRGPSELHLSSGTSQDEDERDGHVKKSKSQVKFGNKPQHKVHSGRTGVAKTNIKRPASPYHISSMTVYQKDGGKEFTSCKDGEEQKLEEPAADDNESDFPSSDLRTKWFLSTNQWQGFIPLQIPGIDSLCIEEISDIEKQPACSDDLTDFNAISSAVSESLEKMKKNHSLFYKIACDISISDTDITKNDGNPSAQTSSRPEEGKELLITESVLDKATYNVGRSYNQENKDSSLHLSSDVNENSLSINDELQDSTQDKAALNTSASPAKEACVNEEIPQKECEDTSRQDSQLEVRETVHGASVQDTASDQALDEYTKTREEQSGEKESKDRKVDHEIGEKPKKRRSLSEENKETVQEGGNNHSITPSSSVYEGGSVIRSASFRKARVTVLRTSL; via the exons ATGGAGCTCGAAGCAGTCAGCAGGCGGGCACAATTAGTCAG AATGGATGACCAGGACAGAGTAAGCCAAGCATCCAGCGTGGCCACCATTTCCTACTTTCCTGTCATAAAG GAAAGCAATGGAAAGCTACAAACATTTGGGAAAAGATGTCAGGCTGCCAAGAGAGACCCCAACTGCCCTGTGGTCATCAGAGGATGGCTCAACAAAAAA GACAGCTCTGGTTTGAAACTATGGAAGAGAAGGTGGTTTGTCCTCTCCAACTTCTGTCTGTTTTACTATAAAG ACAGTAGAGAAGAATCTGTGCTGGGCAGCATCCCACTGCCAAGCTACAAAATCCTGTTCTGCACGCCACAAGAATGCAAGAACAGAAAGTTCACCTTCAAG GTGGTACACCAGGGAATGCGCTCTTATTTCTTCAGTGCTGACACTCAGGAGGACATGTTGGGTTGGGTCCGAGCCCTCAGTCAGTCTGCTGCAATGGAGCCAAACTGCTCCCTGAACAG GCGTTGCTCAAGTTATCAGGATTTCACACAGATGGGTGGCAGCAGTGAATCGGTGGACTTCCCTAAACCCCCCTCTGATGGGGAGGGTCCCTCCCAAAGACACAGGCACATCAGCAGGACTCTGAGTGAACAGAGTCATCTCAGGATGGGGACATCACACTCAGAGCAGAGGGGGAGGCGGAGTGTGCGTCAGAGAAACAGCAG AACACCCAGCCCGTCTGGGCTTAGCAGAAGAGCCTGTGGTCCACACCAAGAGGAAGACTCTCTTCCTGACCAAAACACACCACCACCCACTCAGACAGAGATGATGCGTTCAGGTTCTTTAACCTCAAGAGGTCAGCTGGGCTCACGACCTCATACACCAGTGGGAAGGGTTGACATTCGACCTCACGATGATTCGGGCATGTTGCCACAAACCCTGTACTACGCACCTGCCTCACCTAACCTGGAGTTCAAATCCACTCCTAACACTCCAGTCACGGAGAGGTGGCAAAACCTAAGCAAG CCTATACCTACCTATGGGTCTGTCCATCATATCTCAAGTGGGAGACGATCTTTAGGAAAG AGTTACTCCACAGGGGCACATGCAGACTTACTGCCCCCTTTACCCCCCTCATCGAGATCCGCACATGCTCCCCACcccccacaccaccaccaccaccaccatcatcaccatcaccGCAGCAATTTATCTGTCCGTGTGCTTCCGCCAGCTATG GTCCAGAAGCCTGACCCGAGGGAAATCCCACCAATCAGGCCTCTTGAAAGTGATGCAGAC GTTGTATTGACGAGGTTATGTGGGTGTGACAAGCTGCTCCAGTCTCTGTCTGTAGAACTGGCCCAGCTACAGATGGATAAG GACAGCGTCCAGTGTGCATTAGAGGTGTCCAGACTGCAGCTGGAGGAGTGGAAAAGTCAGGGGCCCAGGGCCCAGGAAGAAGCACTGACCCAGAAGGCTTTGCTCCAGGAAGAGCTGGTCACAATCCGGGCCAGAATGTGTGATGTATCACTG gaaatggaGAGGGTGTGGAGTCAATATGAGAGAATGGAGAGTGAATTGTCAGTTATCCGTTCACACCTTCAGCATGTCTGCAACTTTGGAGTGCCACAG GACCAGTCTCAGGCCCAGAGAGAGCTGTGGATGATGGAGGACATCCTAGCTGGACTAAAGATCAACAGGGATCACTTCCGCTTCCTGCTGGGACTACAGAGGCATCACA TGTTCCAGCCGACATCTCCACATCCTGGATCCCCTGGCTCTCCCACAGAGAGGCTGCAGAGTGGACTGCCAATG GATGTGGAACAAGAGCCACCACTTCGCCCACCGTTACCCCAGGAGCTACAGGAAAGCCACCAGAGCAGGGATCAGGGCTGGACAGAGTCCCCTTATGAG GGAATCTACAGCCACACTGTTGAGCCTGTACAGAGAAGAGGAAACAGCCAGCCTGACCTCCTTAATGTGAAAGCAGCGAAAGACTCGTTTG AATCTGGTTCAAAGTGGATCCCACCAGATGCATCAAACCAATCAACCAAG AAGATGAAGATGAGTGAAGAAGAGCAGATTGAGCGGATAAAGAGGAACCAGGAGAGGTTGACCAATAGGAAGAAACCCCCCATACCTACTCCATGTCAAAGTtcagagacaagagaggag GCCCCCTTTCCTCTAAGGGTGACACGAGTTGTTACAGCTGTATTGCCGTCCTCTCTTATGGCCAGACGGGTTTCTGTTGAGGATCCCCCGCCTGAGCTCGACAACCCACTGCCCGAGCAGATCCCGCCTGAGATGCAGCAAAGATTGGCCGAGCAGAGTAAAAAACTGTTGAGCAAGACACCCAGGCATTTGTTGCTGGAGGGTCCTGATCAAAAGCAGCCCTCAGTAGAGATGCACCAGGATCAGCCCGTTAAAAAGACAAACAGGCAGCAGCTGCATCAGGGAATATTGAGGTCCTCCAAGAAGGAGTCACAGTCAGATGCGAGCAGAGCCGAGCCCACAGAGACCTCAAGGAATCAAGTTGGAGACCAAGCAAGTGTAGGAAATGAATACGCGAGCTTGGACGACAGG ACGGATGAACGGCCCTCTGCCCTCCTGACCCCTGACATGGATCCTGAGCGCTGTCTGACCCCTGAGCAGCGAGAGGCCAAACTTCGTCGTGTGGAACGAATACGGGAGAGAGTCATAAGAAG cgCAGTCAGACAGAATGCCACAACACACGATCAACTGCCAATCAGGGGGGATGGGCAGGAAGTTCATCAGGTACCCCCTGACACAGCTAGAAAACAAAGGATGAAATCAG ACCGTCGATCCTACGATGGCTACGGAAGCTGCGATCACATCAGAGGACCTTCAGAACTTCATCTTTCTAGTGGAACATCTCAAGATGAAGATGAAAGAGACGGACATGTGAAAAAATCtaaaagtcaagtcaaatttgGGAACAAACCACAACACAAAGTGCACAGTGGAAGAACAGGGGTTGCCAAAACTAATATCAAACGTCCAGCTTCACCCTATCACATCTCATCTATGACTGTCTACCAGAAAGATGGAGGCAAGGAATTTACAAGTTGCAAGGATGGAGAGGAGCAAAAGCTCGAAGAACCTGCCGCCGATGATAATGAAAGCGATTTTCCATCCTCTGATCTGAGAACCAAGTGGTTCCTCTCTACCAACCAGTGGCAGGGGTTCATACCTTTGCAGATCCCTGGCATAGACTCTTTGTGCATTGAGGAGATATCAGACATCGAGAAACAACCGGCATGCTCTGACGATCTGACTGATTTCAATGCGATCTCATCCGCAGTCAGTGAAAgcttagaaaaaatgaaaaagaatcaTTCCCTCTTCTATAAGATCGCATGTGACATTAGTATTTCAGACACCGATATTACAAAGAATGATGGGAATCCAAGTGCCCAGACGTCATCCAGGccagaagaaggaaaagaacTGTTGATCACTGAATCTGTGCTGGACAAAGCAACCTATAATGTTGGGAGATCTTATAACCAAGAGAACAAGGATTCCAGCCTCCATTTGTCATCAGATGTTAATGAAAATAGTCTCTCAATTAATGATGAACTCCAAGATTCAACCCAGGACAAAGCAGCGTTAAATACTTCAGCCAGTCCAGCAAAAGAGGCTTGTGTGAATGAAGAAATCCCTCAAAAAGAATGTGAAGACACCTCAAGGCAAGACAGCCAGTTGGAAGTTAGAGAAACTGTCCATGGAGCTTCTGTTCAGGACACAGCTTCTGATCAGGCCCTGGATGAATATACAAAGACGAGAGAAGAACAAAGTGGGGAGAAAGAGTCAAAAGACAGGAAGGTGGATCATGAGATAGGTGAAAAGCCGAAGAAACGTCGTAGTTTAAGTGAGGAGAACAAAGAGACCGTCCAAGAAGGAGGCAACAACCACTCGATCACTCCATCCAGCTCTGTGTATGAGGGCGGAAGTGTGATTCGGAGTGCCTCTTTCCGGAAAGCACGAGTTACAGTATTAAGGACAAGTTTGTAG